A single region of the Scyliorhinus torazame isolate Kashiwa2021f chromosome 30, sScyTor2.1, whole genome shotgun sequence genome encodes:
- the gtf2a2 gene encoding transcription initiation factor IIA subunit 2, producing the protein MAYQLYRNTTLGNSLQESLDELIQSQQITPQLALQVLLQFDKAINNALAQRVRNRVNFRGSLNTYRFCDNVWTFVLNDVEFREVTELVKVDKVKIVACDGKNTGSNAAE; encoded by the exons ATGGCGTACCAGTTGTACCGGAACACAACCCTCGGCAACAGCCTGCAGGAGAGTCTGGATGAACTGATACAG TCCCAGCAGATTACCCCTCAGCTGGCTctgcaggtcttgctgcaatttGACAAAGCGATCAACAACGCCTTGGCACAGAGGGTTCGGAACCGAGTCAACTTCAGG GGCTCTCTGAATACGTACCGATTCTGCGATAATGTTTGGACGTTTGTCCTCAATGACGTGGAGTTTCGGGAAGTCACCGAGCTGGTGAAGGTGGACAAAGTGAAGATTGTAGCCTGCGATGGCAAAA